The following are encoded together in the Phaseolus vulgaris cultivar G19833 chromosome 9, P. vulgaris v2.0, whole genome shotgun sequence genome:
- the LOC137820337 gene encoding LOW QUALITY PROTEIN: LRR receptor-like serine/threonine-protein kinase ERECTA (The sequence of the model RefSeq protein was modified relative to this genomic sequence to represent the inferred CDS: deleted 1 base in 1 codon), translating into MAFWIGLLLVLLLCLDSVNSQDGATLWEMKKSLRDVDNVLFDWTDTPSSDYCLWRGVTCDNVTYNVVALNLSGLNLEGEISPALGRLSSLVSIDLKENRLSGQIPDELGDCSSLKNVDLSFNEIRGDIPFSISKMKQLENLILKNNQLIGPIPSTLSQVPNLKILDLAQNNLSGEIPRLIYWNEVLQYLGLRGNNLMGSLSPDICQLTGLWYFDVRNNSLTGSIPENIGNCTAFQVLDLSYNKLSGEIPFNIGFLQVATLSLQGNKLSGHIPSVIGLMQALAVLDLSCNLLSGPIPHILGNLTYTEKLYLHGNKLTGLIPPELGNMTKLHYLELNDNHLSGHIPPELGKLTDLFDLNVANNNLEGPIPSNLSSCKNLNSLNVHGNKLSGTIPSSLQSLESMTYLNLSSNNLQGSIPIELSRIGNLDTLDISKNNIVGSIPSSIGDLEHLLKLNLSRNHLTGFIPAEFGNLRSVMDIDLSNNQLSGLIPEELSQLQNMIYLRLEKNKLSGDVSSLVNCLSLSLINVSYNNLVGVIPTSNNFSRFSPDSFIGNPGLCGYWLDSSCRGYHPTERVNLSKAAILGIALGTLVILFMVLFAACRPHNPAPFPDGSFDKPVNYSPPKLVILHMNMALHVYDDIMRITENLSEKYIIGYGASSTVYKCILKNCNPVAIKKLYSHYPQCLKEFETELETVGSIRHRNLVSLQGYSLSPFGNLLIYDYMENGSLWDLLHGPSKRKRLDWDVRLKIALGSAQGLAYLHHDCCPRIIHRDVKSSNILLDKDFEPHLTDFGIAKSLCPSKSHTSTYIMGTIGYIDPEYARTSRLTEKSDVYSYGIVLLELLTGRKAVENESNLHHLILSKTASDAVMETVDPDISATCKEMIAVKKVFQLALLCTKKQPVDRPTMHEVTRVLGSLVPPKESVPTMQVLIPPSRPSAKTQSYKDEYANLKAPHLVNCPSISTSDAQLFLKFGEVISQNSV; encoded by the exons ATGGCATTTTGGATTGGACTCCTTCTGGTTCTTCTCCTTTGTTTGGATTCGGTGAATTCTCAAGACG GAGCAACGTTGTGGGAGATGAAGAAGTCGTTGAGGGATGTGGATAACGTTCTGTTTGACTGGACTGACACACCTTCTTCAGATTATTGTCTCTGGAGAGGGGTTACGTGTGATAATGTCACTTACAATGTGGTTGCACT gaaTCTTTCAGGATTGAATCTTGAGGGCGAAATTTCACCTGCATTAGGGAGGCTTAGCAGCTTGGTCTCTAT CGATCTCAAGGAAAACCGTTTATCTGGCCAGATACCTGATGAACTTGGCGACTGTTCCTCTCTGAAAAACGT AGACTTGTCTTTCAATGAGATTCGGGGAGATATACCGTTTTCAatttcaaagatgaaacaactGGAAAATCT AATCTTGAAAAATAATCAGCTAATTGGACCAATTCCTTCAACTCTCTCTCAGGTTCCTAACTTGAAGATTCT AGACCTCGCACAGAATAATCTCAGTGGGGAGATACCAAGACTTATATACTGGAATGAAGTTTTGCAATATCT TGGCTTGCGAGGTAACAATTTGATGGGTTCACTTTCTCCAGACATATGCCAGTTAACTGGGCTGTGGTATTT TGACGTGAGAAACAATAGCTTGACAGGCAGTATTCCCGAAAACATAGGCAATTGTACTGCTTTCCAGGTCTT GGATTTATCCTACAACAAGCTATCTGGAGAGATACCATTCAATATTGGTTTCCTGCAAGTAGCAACTCT GTCATTGCAAGGCAATAAGCTCTCAGGTCATATCCCATCTGTTATTGGTCTGATGCAAGCCCTTGCTGTCTT AGATTTGAGTTGTAACTTGCTAAGTGGGCCAATCCCTCATATATTGGGAAATTTGACCTACACAGAAAAATT GTATTTGCATGGAAACAAGCTGACTGGTCTCATCCCCCCAGAGCTCGGAAATATGACAAAGCTTCACTATTT GGAATTGAATGATAACCATTTAAGTGGACATATCCCGCCTGAGCTTGGAAAGCTTACTGATCTGTTTGACTT AAATGTTGCCAATAACAACCTAGAGGGTCCAATTCCTAGTAATCTTAGCTCATGTAAAAACCTGAACAGCCT CAATGTGCATGGGAATAAGCTGAGTGGAACAATTCCCTCATCTTTACAAAGCTTGGAGAGTATGACCTATCT GAATCTTTCTTCAAACAATCTTCAAGGGTCAATTCCAATTGAACTTTCACGGATCGGAAATTTGGATACACT GGATATATCAAAGAATAATATAGTTGGTTCCATTCCTTCTTCCATTGGTGATTTGGAACATCTTCTGAAGTT GAACCTGAGCAGAAATCATTTAACAGGCTTTATTCCGGCAGAATTTGGTAATCTGAGAAGTGTCATGGATAT TGATCTTTCAAATAATCAACTCTCTGGCTTGATCCCTGAAGAACTTAGTCAGCTTCAGAACATGATATATTT GAGACTAGAAAAGAACAAATTATCCGGGGATGTGTCTTCGCTTGTAAATTGCCTTAGTCTTTCTTTGAT TAATGTATCTTACAACAATTTAGTTGGTGTTATTCCCACAAGCAACAATTTTTCCAGGTTTTCCCCTGATAG TTTCATTGGAAACCCTGGT TTATGTGGCTATTGGCTAGATTCATCTTGTCGAGGGTATCACCCTACCGAGCGAG TTAACTTGTCTAAGGCAGCTATCCTAGGAATTGCTCTAGGTACCCTTGTGATTCTGTTCATGGTACTCTTTGCAGCTTGCAGACCACACAATCCAGCCCCTTTCCCTGACGGATCTTTTGACaaaccag TTAATTACTCACCTCCCAAACTAGTGATTCTTCACATGAATATGGCACTTCATGTATATGATGATATAATGAGGATCACTGAAAACCTAAGTGAGAAGTATATAATTGGGTATGGTGCATCAAGTACAGTTTACAAATGTATTCTCAAGAATTGCAATCCAGTGGCTATCAAGAAGCTATATTCCCACTACCCCCAATGCTTGAAAGAGTTTGAGACTGAGCTTGAGACAGTTGGCAGCATTAGGCACAGGAATCTGGTCAGTCTCCAAGGCTACTCTTTGTCTCCATTTGGAAACCTCCTCATTTATGATTACATGGAAAATGGCAGTCTGTGGGATCTTCTACATG GACCTTCCAAGAGGAAAAGGCTTGATTGGGATGTTCGTCTTAAAATAGCTCTTGGATCAGCCCAAGGGCTAGCTTATCTACACCATGATTGCTGTCCACGTATCATTCACAGGGATGTGAAATCATCTAATATATTACTAGATAAAGACTTTGAGCCCCATCTCACCGATTTTGGCATTGCAAAGAGTCTATGCCCCTCTAAATCCCACACTTCAACTTACATAATGGGCACAATTGGCTACATAGACCCTGAGTATGCTAGAACTTCTCGACTCACTGAGAAATCTGATGTGTATAGCTACGGTATTGTATTACTTGAGCTGCTAACTGGGAGGAAAGCTGTGGAAAACGAATCAAACCTTCATCATCTG ATTTTGTCCAAGACAGCTAGTGATGCTGTAATGGAAACCGTTGATCCAGATATTAGTGCCACATGCAAGGAAATGATAGCAGTAAAAAAAGTTTTTCAGCTTGCTCTTTTGTGCACCAAGAAGCAACCAGTGGATAGACCCACAATGCACGAGGTGACGCGTGTGCTTGGAAGTTTAGTGCCACCAAAAGAATCAGTCCCAACAATGCAAGTACTCATACCTCCTTCACGGCCATCTGCTAAAACGCAATCCTACAAGGACGAATATGCCAATCTCAAAGCTCCACACTTGGTCAACTGTCCCTCCATCAGCACCTCTGATGCCCAACTCTTCCTCAAATTTGGAGAAGTAATATCTCAAAACAGCGTGTGA